A window of Gallaecimonas kandeliae genomic DNA:
CTGCTGCTCAAACTGCTGGCCCGCTGTTCCCAGTCCAGCCAGCAACCCCTCGAGCCGGCCGAGGTCAAGAAGGTGCTGATACTGCGCAGCAACAAGCGCATCGGCAACATGCTGTTCCTGATCCCCTTCGTACGCCAAGTCCAGCGCAACTACCCCGGCGCCCAGGTAGACCTGCTGCTCCACCAACCCTGGCAGGCCAGCCTCTTCGAGGGCCTGGGGCTGAACCACATCTACAGCTCCAGGCTGTCCCTGCGCCGCCTCTGGTCGCTGGTGCCTCTGCTGCGGGATCTGCGCAAACAGCGCTACGACCTGCTGCTGATGCCCTACAGCTCCGCCACCGACACCTGCCTGGCCGCCTTTATCCATGGCCGCAACAAGGCCGCCCGCCAGCATGGCCAGCGCCATATCGTCTTCCCCCAGTCCGTCTCAGTGCCGCCCCAGGGCCTGCATGCCGCCCTGGCGTCCCTGCCGCTGCTGGGGGCCCTGGGCTGTGACGTCGCCGCTCCTGATCACCACTTGGCCTTGTCTGCTGGGGAGCAGCTGGCCGGCACCGCCAACGCCAGGCAGTTGCGCTGCCCCAAGGCCCAGGTCCAGTTGGCCTTCTTCCGAGGCGCCCGCGGCAGCAAGCAGATAGCAGATGCACAGTGGCAGGCCCTGCTGGCCGAGGTGGAGCGGCAGCTGCCCTTGCCGGTGCAATGGGTGGAGATCCTGAGCCCCGACATCCCGGCGCCGCTGCTGGACAAGGGCAGCCACTTCCAATGCCGCGATTTTCGCCAGCTGGGCGCCACCCTGGCGGCCATGGACGGCTTCATCTGCGCCGACACCGGCCCCCTGCACCTGGCGGACGCCGCCGGGGCCCGCTGCTTTGGCCTCTTCAACGAGACGGATCCGGCCATCTTCGGCTGCCTGGGGACAAACTGCCATAACCTCTGGTTCCAGGGCGACGACGACTGGCCGAGGCTGGCCGGCCTTATCGCCGAGGAGCTGGCCCGCCAGCCGCGGCAAGAGGCGCTGCCGGCCAGCGCCTGATCCGGGTGACCGGCGGGGCAACTGCGCCTACAGTATCGGTAAGCTCCCCTTACCGAGACCAGCCATGCCAAGACCCTGGGTCAGCGAGGCCATCCACAAGATAGAGGCCGACTTCCAGCGCAGCGCCGACACCCACCTGCTGAAGCTGGACAGCCCGGCCTTCCCCGGCATCCAGCTCTACCTCAAGGACGAGTCCAGCCACCCCACCGGCAGCCTCAAGCACCGCCTGGCCCGCTCCCTCTTCCTCTACGGCCTCTGCAACGGCTGGATAACGGAGGGCAAGACCATCATCGAAGCCTCCAGCGGCTCCACCGCCGTCTCCGAGGCCTACTTCGCCCGGCTGCTGGGCCTGCCCTTTATCGCCGTCATCCCCAAGGGCACCTCAAGAGAGAAGATCGCCAAGCTCGCGTTCTACGGCGGCCGCTGCCACCTGGTGGATTGCCCGGCCGACATCAACGCCGAGTCCCACCGCCTGGCGGCCGAGACCGGCGGCCATTTCGTGGACCAGTTCACCCATGCCGAGCGGGCCACCGACTGGCGGGGCAACAACAACATCGCCGAGACCCTCTTCAATCAGATGGCCCACGAGCCCCATCCCGAGCCCCACTGGCTGGTGATGAGCGCCGGCACCGGCGGCACCTCGGCCACCCTGGGCCGCCATATCCGCTACGCCCGCATGGACAGCCGCCTGCTGGTGGTGGACCCGGAAAACTCCGCCTTCTTCGACTACTACCAGAGCCGGGACCCAGGGGTGCGCACCAAAGGCTCGCGCATCGAAGGCATAGGCCGGCCCCACCTGGAGCCGAGCTTCATGCCCGACGTCATCGACGAGATGCTCAGGGTGCCGGACGAGGCCAGCCTGGCCGCCATGCTGCTGCTCGAAGAGCTGCTGGGCCGCAAGGTGGGGGGCAGCTCGGGCACCAATTTCTACGGCGCCCTGGTGAAGATGAAGGCCATGGCCGATGCCGGCCAGGAAGGCTCCATCGCCACCCTCATCTGCGACCAGGGGGAGCGTTACCTCAACACCTACTACGACCCGGATTGGCGCCAGGCCCAGGGCCTGGACGTCGCCCCCTGGCTGGAGCGGCTGCGCCTGTTCTGGCAAAGCGGCCAGGGGCTCTAGCCTCGAAAGCCGGCCAGCCTTGGCCTACAATGCCCTGCCCAAAGCCAGGGGCCTGGCCATAAAAACACCACTAGACGACCGGTCTAATCAAGACTAAGATACCGCCATGAACGCCATACCCCCCAGCCAAGACGTCAAGACCCAGATCCTCGATACCGCCCAGCGGATCATGGGCCAGAAGGGCTTTTCCGCCGTCGGCCTCAACGAGATCCTCTCCGCCGCCGGCGTCCCCAAGGGCTCCTTCTACCACTACTTCGGCTCCAAGGAGGCCTTCGGCGTCGCCCTGCTTGACCGCTACTTCTGCGACTACCTCAAGGCCCTGGGCACCCTGCTGGACGACGACAGCAAGCCGGCCGCCCAGCGGCTGATGGCCTACTGGCAGCACTGGCTGGACACCCAGGCCAGTGGCGACCCGGAGAGCAAATGCCTGGCCGTGAAACTGGGGGCCGAGGTCAGCGATCTTTCCGAGGCCATGCGCACCGTGCTGGACAAGGGCACCAGCGCCATAGTGGCGCGCCTGGCCGGCAGCCTGGCAGCGGGCTTTGCCGACGGCTCCATCCCCCAGGGCGGCGATGCCCAGGTACTGGCCGCCTCCCTCTACCAGCTGTGGCTGGGGGCCAGCATGCTGGCCAAGGTCAGCCACAGCCGCGAGCCCATGCTGGCGGCCCTGGCCACCACCAGGCGCCTCTTGGGCCAAGACTGAACCGGGCCGCACCGCGGCCCCTTTATTTACCCGGACACTAGACGACTGGTCTACTCAAACAACCAAGGAGACTGCCATGTCCCAGAGCACCACCAACAGCCGCATCGTGCTGGCATCCCGCCCCCAGGGCGAACCCACTCCTGACAACTTCCGCCTGGAGCAGGCCCCCATTCCCGAGCCGGCCCAGGGCCAGGTGCTGCTGCGCACCGTCTTCCTGTCCCTGGACCCCTACATGCGCGGCCGCATGAGTGACGCCCCCTCCTACGCTCCGCCGGTACAGATCGGCGAGCTGATGGTGGGCGGCACCGTCGGCCGGGTGCTCAGCTCCAAACACCCCGACTACCGCGAAGGGGACTGGGTGCTGTCCTACAGCGGCTGGCAGCAATATGCGTTGAGCGACGGCACCGGTCTCACCAACCTCGGCCAAACCCCTGCCGCCCCTTCCTACGCCCTTGGCGTACTGGGCATGCCCGGCTTCACCGCCTACATGGGCCTGCTGGACATAGGCCAGCCCAAGGCCGGTGAAACCCTGGTGGTGGCCGCCGCCACAGGCCCAGTGGGGGCCACCGTCGGCCAAATCGGCAAGCTCAAGGGCTGCCGCGTGGTGGGTGTCGCCGGCGGCGAGGAGAAATGCCGCTATGCCGTAGAGGAACTGGGCTTTGACGCCTGCCTGGACCACAGGGCACCCGACGTCGCCGAGCAACTGGCCAAGGCCTGCCCCGCCGGCATCGACGTCTACTTCGAGAACGTCGGCGGCAAGGTCTTCGACGCCGTGCTGCCGCTGCTCAATACCGGCGCCCGGGTCCCTGTCTGCGGCCTGGTCTCCCAGTACAACGCCACCGAGCTGCCCGCCGGCCCGGACCGGTTGCCGCTGCTGA
This region includes:
- a CDS encoding PLP-dependent cysteine synthase family protein, whose protein sequence is MPRPWVSEAIHKIEADFQRSADTHLLKLDSPAFPGIQLYLKDESSHPTGSLKHRLARSLFLYGLCNGWITEGKTIIEASSGSTAVSEAYFARLLGLPFIAVIPKGTSREKIAKLAFYGGRCHLVDCPADINAESHRLAAETGGHFVDQFTHAERATDWRGNNNIAETLFNQMAHEPHPEPHWLVMSAGTGGTSATLGRHIRYARMDSRLLVVDPENSAFFDYYQSRDPGVRTKGSRIEGIGRPHLEPSFMPDVIDEMLRVPDEASLAAMLLLEELLGRKVGGSSGTNFYGALVKMKAMADAGQEGSIATLICDQGERYLNTYYDPDWRQAQGLDVAPWLERLRLFWQSGQGL
- a CDS encoding TetR/AcrR family transcriptional regulator — encoded protein: MNAIPPSQDVKTQILDTAQRIMGQKGFSAVGLNEILSAAGVPKGSFYHYFGSKEAFGVALLDRYFCDYLKALGTLLDDDSKPAAQRLMAYWQHWLDTQASGDPESKCLAVKLGAEVSDLSEAMRTVLDKGTSAIVARLAGSLAAGFADGSIPQGGDAQVLAASLYQLWLGASMLAKVSHSREPMLAALATTRRLLGQD
- a CDS encoding NADP-dependent oxidoreductase; its protein translation is MSQSTTNSRIVLASRPQGEPTPDNFRLEQAPIPEPAQGQVLLRTVFLSLDPYMRGRMSDAPSYAPPVQIGELMVGGTVGRVLSSKHPDYREGDWVLSYSGWQQYALSDGTGLTNLGQTPAAPSYALGVLGMPGFTAYMGLLDIGQPKAGETLVVAAATGPVGATVGQIGKLKGCRVVGVAGGEEKCRYAVEELGFDACLDHRAPDVAEQLAKACPAGIDVYFENVGGKVFDAVLPLLNTGARVPVCGLVSQYNATELPAGPDRLPLLMGTLLKKRIRMQGFIIFDDYGHRFGEFWQDMSRWVGDGSIKYREEMIDGLEQAPAALIGLLKGENFGKLVIRVGADD
- a CDS encoding glycosyltransferase family 9 protein gives rise to the protein MKKLKSYLRQFDKARRSKDDALEALLLKLLARCSQSSQQPLEPAEVKKVLILRSNKRIGNMLFLIPFVRQVQRNYPGAQVDLLLHQPWQASLFEGLGLNHIYSSRLSLRRLWSLVPLLRDLRKQRYDLLLMPYSSATDTCLAAFIHGRNKAARQHGQRHIVFPQSVSVPPQGLHAALASLPLLGALGCDVAAPDHHLALSAGEQLAGTANARQLRCPKAQVQLAFFRGARGSKQIADAQWQALLAEVERQLPLPVQWVEILSPDIPAPLLDKGSHFQCRDFRQLGATLAAMDGFICADTGPLHLADAAGARCFGLFNETDPAIFGCLGTNCHNLWFQGDDDWPRLAGLIAEELARQPRQEALPASA